In Cryptomeria japonica chromosome 10, Sugi_1.0, whole genome shotgun sequence, a genomic segment contains:
- the LOC131028754 gene encoding transcription factor TT2-like: protein MEGSNSVINRGAWTAYEDMILSEYITIHGAQEWRSLPIKAGLKRCGRSCRMRWLNYLRPDIKRGNISADEDELIIRLHRLLGNRWSLIAGRLPGRTGNEIKNHWNTHLRKKSLSHKPPLPKPNTKSNLTPVMATAVRLSKNYDKYFNSDRQDFNSTKESGFNNLAPENISAQLSKHCTENKSDESGSLLYFNQVQPADSELFSFPYYTLEDFRIEEIVTRPGNELEGLYLLGEQGEFFGGNA from the exons ATGGAGGGTTCGA ATTCTGTGATTAACCGTGGGGCTTGGACTGCCTATGAAGACATGATTTTGAGTGAATATATCACAATTCatggagctcaagaatggagatctCTACCCATAAAAGCAG GTCTCAAGAGATGTGGAAGGAGCTGTAGAATGCGATGGTTGAATTATCTTCGTCCAGATATCAAGCGTGGAAACATTTCTGCCGATGAAGACGAGCTCATTATTCGACTGCACAGACTCCTTGGCAATAG GTGGTCTCTGATCGCTGGACGACTTCCTGGTCGAACCGGTAATGAAATAAAGAACCACTGGAACACTCATCTAAGAAAGAAGAGCCTTTCACACAAGCCACCTCTTCCAAAGCCCAACACAAAATCAAATCTTACTCCCGTCATGGCAACGGCAGTCAGACTCTCAAAGAACTACGACAAATATTTCAATTCAGATCGTCAAGATTTCAATTCCACTAAAGAGTCTGGTTTTAACAACCTTGCGCCAGAGAATATTTCTGCTCAACTTTCTAAGCACTGCACAGAAAACAAATCTGATGAATCAGGGAGTTTACTGTATTTCAATCAAGTGCAACCTGCAGACTCTGAACTTTTCTCATTTCCATACTACACTCTAGAAGATTTCAGAATCGAAGAGATCGTAACAAGGCCTGGAAATGAGTTGGAAGGATTGTATTTGCTCGGTGAACAGGGtgaattttttggaggaaatgCATAG